Proteins encoded by one window of Anopheles maculipalpis chromosome 2RL, idAnoMacuDA_375_x, whole genome shotgun sequence:
- the LOC126559394 gene encoding U6 snRNA-associated Sm-like protein LSm1 gives MDNPLFGTAHMLYEVDKKLMVLLHDGRTLIGYLRSVDQFANLVLHRTIERIHVGNEYGDIQRGVVIIRGENVVLLGEIDREKESNLPLREISVDDILDAQRREQEARQEKHRLVAKALKERGLNMNSELAQDEF, from the exons ATGGATAATCCACTATTCGGTACCGCGCATATGCTGTATGAAGTTGATA AAAAATTGATGGTACTGCTGCACGATGGGCGCACTTTAATCGGGTATCTGCGAAGCGTGGATCAGTTCGCAAATCTGGTGCTTCACCGTACTATTGAAAGGATACACGTCGGCAATGAGTATGGCGATATTCAGCGCGGTGTAGTGATCATCCGCGGTGAGAACGTAGTATTGCTGGGAGAGATC GACCGCGAGAAGGAAAGTAACTTACCGCTGAGGGAAATCTCCGTCGACGACATCCTGGATGCGCAACGACGGGAACAGGAAGCACGACAGGAAAAGCATCGACTGGTCGCGAAAGCACTGAAGGAGCGAGGGTTAAACATGAACTCAGAGCTGGCGCAGGATGAGTTTTAG
- the LOC126556875 gene encoding uncharacterized protein LOC126556875, with amino-acid sequence MTDVEETTKVRLDQEIACRLQDEHPEQFITLVRMHLSFELDLNTDTENDPAGLDKQKLKKWKGFHKKAKGCTSAKVTSPETAKAALTRANIDDLKQLIAFLEQEENISQEGIFRKTGSLTRQNELKNLLLQGNMLPLDETGYTAHDCASVLKSFLADLPEPLLTELYYPAYCQVADLFHSKESSQASRGEDRLLNALQLLLLLLPEENNILLRLIIELLHRTIQHEATNKMSAVNLATLFTPHLICPRKQSPEALHTTAQHMSGIVGFMIKTGARLFHIPPKLATDIRAYFVEQRRRKTMSPEHILNESTTSDSVANTVYTFVDREKTAEAHIMNSTDTALAQLYAHIQSLPESSKKKKLVSKFNRQNGYGTPLQVLMQREKNGSGGPGPGSGGGLKYPRSISDSIKRHIFHKSLMSRTPKQRPGSGSQTPTTFQTPSGTSYGSGGPRQRVLFQSPVSSSDSPSSVGSPACIKRCSSVSSSSSSLSSMSSHSSGNANAGFLTRTSSTESSCSTSSSLEQKSMPSRATDVSKSIETLKRRSSGELGDEKISAEQHCASIENNSDTCSDHKRSRVEEQLDHPIGRSKSALMVRFGAETVAGCNLIEDSEPPPPEDDEDFVEQEDDDIDGSENEDEEEFSHDGHLLLAGGDGNQDGEEEEDGFEDSERILSDTEEDRYGSSMLGDTRSRYRSEPNLSAIGYQHRRGHLDKTRLNEELPRLKSDLSTESTEIDGKSRTATPGGGGSSSTKQRISFFKNKLIKGVSMGNLRFPFGGDASKGSKKSINRSVELLARTGGGTKRSNKVTAAMVRNESFADCSILPTQRSAVPNTSTVPDSNSVHATVSWTASCLTSTPGPAQLMSGRNSMSPITKSTQRMPKSMQESIMTPRSRKPVMLLAMANASEQQQLSTTCASFSSLKEEDEEMDLEPPVGVSALTGGNNVATPSSYDRNIKQLINDTGLPSISNEVGLPPISTHFPAKGNIDPDCVVVHGGGDVAEGDQPSSSLTSPFRHYLLSRGLMPAESPADLSFASQSDDFESSTEILDQLSESKMSESLLYCMDGNEPKESNTKRTAPLHRLPERVDSDLDETAL; translated from the exons ATGACGGATGTAGAAGAAACTACCAAGGTACGACTGGATCAGGAAATTGCTTGCCGGCTGCAGGATGAACATCCCGAACAGTTTATTACGTTGGTACGGATGCACCTGTCGTTTGAACTGGATCTCAACACCGACACGGA AAACGATCCAGCCGGATTAGATAAACAGAAGCTGAAGAAATGGAAAGGCTTTCATAAGAAGGCGAAGGGTTGTACATCGGCCAAAGTGACCTCGCCAGAAACGGCAAAAGCAGCACTGACGAGGGCAAACATCGATGATCTGAAAcagcttattgcatttctgGAGCAGGAAGAAA ACATCTCACAGGAAGGAATATTCCGCAAAACCGGCTCGCTAACACGCCAGAATGAGCTAAAAAACTTGCTCTTGCAAGGCAACATGTTACCGTTGGACGAAACCGGCTACACAGCGCACGATTGTGCTAGCGTGTTGAAGAGTTTCCTTGCCGATCTGCCGGAACCACTGCTCACCGAGCTTTACTACCCAGCGTACTGCCAGGTGGCCGATCTGTTCCATTCTAAGGAATCCTCTCAAGCGTCACGCGGTGAAGATCGCTTACTAAACGCACTTCAactgttgttgcttcttcttccGGAAGAGAATAACATTCTTCTCCGGCTCATTATTGAACTGCTGCATCGCACAATTCAGCACGAAGCGACCAACAAGATGTCGGCCGTGAATCTGGCCACTCTCTTCACACCGCACCTAATCTGTCCGCGCAAACAATCGCCAGAGGCACTGCACACGACGGCTCAGCATATGTCCGGTATCGTAGGTTTTATGATCAAAACTGGCGCTCGCTTGTTTCACATCCCGCCGAAGCTGGCCACCGATATACGGGCCTACTTTGTGGAGCAGCGACGTCGTAAAACCATGTCCCCGGAGCACATACTGAACGAATCGACCACATCGGACTCGGTAGCTAATACTGTGTACACGTTCGTGGATCGCGAAAAGACGGCTGAAGCGCACATAATGAACTCTACCGACACGGCACTGGCCCAGCTGTACGCTCACATCCAGAGTTTGCCCGAGTcatcgaagaaaaagaagctggTGAGCAAGTTTAACCGCCAGAATGGGTACGGTACACCGTTGCAGGTGTTGATGCAGCGGGAGAAGAATGGTTCGGGTGGACCTGGACCCGGAAGTGGCGGTGGATTAAAGTATCCACGGTCGATAAGCGATTCCATTAAGCGGCACATATTCCACAAATCACTCATGTCGAGGACACCGAAGCAAAGGCCGGGCAGTGGAAGCCAAACTCCGACCACATTTCAG ACCCCGAGTGGAACGAGCTATGGCAGCGGTGGTCCAAGGCAGCGCGTTCTTTTCCAAAGTCCTGTCTCCTCGTCCGACTCACCGTCCAGTGTTGGTTCGCCAGCATGCATTAAGCGTTGCTCCTCGGTATCGTCCTCTTCCTCGTCGCTTTCCTCGATGTCATCCCATTCATCGGGTAACGCCAATGCCGGCTTCCTGACCCGAACGAGTAGCACTGAGAGTAGCTGCAGTACTTCTAGCTCGTTGGAGCAAAAATCCATGCCAAGCCGGGCAACGGATGTATCGAAAAGTATCGAAACCCTTAAACGAAGGTCATCCGGTGAGTTAGGGGACGAGAAAATATCCGCCGAGCAACACTGTGCAAGCATTGAGAACAATTCGGACACTTGTTCGGACCATAAACGAAGTAGAGTTGAGGAACAGCTAGATCACCCGATCGGGCGATCGAAATCAGCACTGATGGTACGCTTTGGTGCGGAAACGGTTGCCGGTTGCAATCTGATCGAGGACAGCGAACCACCTCCACCGGAGGATGATGAAGATTTTGTAGAGCAGGAAGACGACGATATCGATGGGAGCGAAAACGAGGATGAGGAAGAGTTTTCCCATGACGGACACCTACTGTTAGCCGGTGGCGATGGGAATCAGGATGgcgaggaagaggaggatgGTTTCGAGGATAGTGAGCGAATACTGAGCGATACCGAGGAGGATCGGTACGGTTCATCGATGTTGGGTGACACTCGCTCCCGGTACCGTTCGGAACCAAATCTCAGCGCTATCGGCTATCAGCATCGACGCGGCCATCTGGATAAAACCCGGTTGAACGAAGAACTTCCCCGGCTGAAATCAGATTTAAGCACCGAAAGCACGGAAATCGATGGCAAATCGCGGACAGCAACACCAGGAGGCGGTGGAAGTTCTTCGACCAAGCAGCGTATCAGTTTCTTCAAGAACAAACTAATAAAGGGTGTGTCGATGGGCAATTTGCGTTTCCCTTTCGGTGGTGATGCTAGcaagggaagcaaaaaaagtatCAACCGATCGGTTGAACTGTTAGCTCGAACGGGCGGCGGGACAAAGCGATCGAACAAAGTAACTGCAGCAATGGTTCGGAATGAAAGTTTTGCGGATTGTAGCATTCTTCCTACGCAACGATCAGCTGTTCCGAATACGTCCACCGTGCCCGATTCAAACTCGGTACATGCGACCGTTAGCTGGACGGCCAGCTGTCTTACCAGTACGCCCGGACCGGCACAACTCATGAGCGGGCGCAATTCAATGTCTCCCATCACGAAAAGTACTCAAAGGATGCCAAAATCGATGCAG GAATCGATCATGACACCACGATCGCGCAAACCAGTCATGCTGCTGGCCATGGCGAATGCAAGCGAACAGCAACAACTCTCGACTACTTGTGCCAGCTTCTCAAGCTTGAAAGAGGAAGATGAAGAAATGGACCTCGAACCGCCGGTAGGAGTTTCTGCGCTAACCGGTGGCAACAATGTGGCCACACCATCAAGCTACGATCGAAACATCAAGCAGCTAATTAACGACACAGGACTACCATCGATCAGCAACGAAGTGGGTCTGCCACCGATATCCACCCATTTCCCAGCGAAAGGTAACATTGATCCTGATTGTGTGGTTGttcatggtggtggtgatgttgcTGAAGGAGACCAACCGTCTAGCTCTTTGACGAGTCCCTTTCG ACATTATCTGCTCAGTCGCGGTTTGATGCCGGCAGAAAGTCCGGCCGACTTATCGTTCGCCAGCCAGTCGGATGATTTTGAATCATCGACAGAAATTCTCGACCAACTCAGCGAGTCTAAGATGAGCGAAAGTTTGCTGTACTGTATGGACGGCAACGAACCAAAGGAAAGTAATACGAAACGGACAGCACCGCTTCACCGATTACCCGAGCGGGTTGATTCCGATCTGGACGAAACGGCTCTTTAA
- the LOC126556955 gene encoding exostosin-3, whose amino-acid sequence MNSYDTLGGNGSGPSGTAAVCHWLKHMKLYRVVLVVVVCSLTLPFVLYNLLVHEESSVQHNDIHRTRSQLFTFEDVSPMKAADLKLRIDEMLRMKGTVSLELRDLESRRQKLQSDIGLYNQKIDELKQELARQQTELDRLKISVEQAQVAQREAVLRNTPELALPRALFSDTLPTEMRPLGAEQSRACKMSTCFDHSRCSLTSGFPVYLYDPDTTSVVSEGFDIDGFLKTTIKQTLGYNAHLTTDPKKACVFLVLVGEALSEHEVLKNNRYNTAQGGSDRTLAESTSTTQQSSLNVTRLRLLPYWGGDGRNHVLLNFARREIGPGTGNMLQGRTMDTGRAMLVQSSFEESQFRVGFDLIAPPILGPPGGDVWQECAPMLPARRKYLLSFQGELHGQNGSLGVAGPHGTDDTESDTVDEFIIEHLKEMSSGRTQDYFMLQFECVPATEQRSPSGLRDWSLCGTDNSRKSVLKESTFALLLAPGGGSTSSTLLQARLYEALRAGAIPLVLGGDQVQLPYAETIDWRRVVISLPKARITELHFLLRAIPDADLLMMRRQGRLVWERYLSSVQSTVDTIVASLRNRLGIPPKPVPSVVAHSVFNASFVPLKSDPVIDTEPEESLGPIEPPYPSPAFRRNYTATLVQSREMWNDWADPFSLYPQLPFDPVLPSDAKFIGSHMGFRPIGKGAGGTGKEFGESLGGNYPREQFTIVMLTYEREQVLMDSLSRLYGLPYLHKVIVVWNSPKPPLEDLRWPDIGVPVHVVRAPRNSLNNRFLPFDAIETEAVLSVDDDAHLRHDEILFGFRVWREHRDRVVGFPGRFHAWDVNTLDSWNYNSNYSCELSMVLTGAAFIHKYYTYLYTYTLPQAIRDKVDEYMNCEDIAMNFLVSHVTRKPPVKVTSRWTFRCPVCPVSLSEDDTHFQERHKCINFFTKVFGYTPLLNTQYRADSILFKTRIPHDKQKCFKFI is encoded by the exons ATGAACAGCTACGACACGCTCGGAGGCAACGGAAGCGGTCCATCTGGTACCGCAGCCGTATGTCACTGGCTGAAGCACATGAAGCTGTACCGAGTGGTGCTAGTCGTGGTGGTTTGTTCCCTAACTTTACCATTCGTGCTCTACAATCTACTCGTGCACGAGGAATCAAGCGTCCAGCACAACGACATCCATCGGACACGATCGCAGCTTTTCACGTTCGAGGACGTGAGTCCAATGAAGGCAGCCGATCTGAAGCTACGCATTGACGAAATGCTGCGCATGAAGGGTACGGTGTCGCTAGAACTGCGTGATCTTGAATCCCGCCGCCAGAAGCTACAGTCGGACATCGGGCTGTACAATCAGAAGATTGACGAACTCAAGCAGGAACTTGCCCGCCAGCAGACGGAGCTGGATCGGTTGAAGATTTCTGTCGAACAGGCGCAGGTAGCGCAACGTGAAGCGGTCCTACGCAACACACCGGAACTGGCACTTCCGAGAGCTCTCTTTTCTGACACACTGCCAACCGAGATGCGACCGCTCGGTGCCGAACAGAGTCGGGCGTGTAAAATGAGCACCTGTTTTGATCACTCACGCTGCAGTCTGACGTCCGGGTTTCCGGTGTATCTGTACGATCCGGACACGACATCGGTTGTGAGCGAGGGATTCGATATTGATGGATTTCTAAAGACCACCATCAAACAAACGCTCGGGTACAATGCTCACCTTACAACGGATCCGAAGAAAGCGTGCGTATTCCTCGTACTTGTCGGGGAAGCACTTTCCGAGCACGAAGTACTGAAGAACAATCGCTACAACACGGCCCAGGGTGGATCGGACAGGACGTTAGCTGAGTCTACTAGCACTACGCAACAATCGAGTCTCAATGTTACCCGGCTTCGGCTGCTACCGTACTGGGGCGGTGATGGTCGGAATCATGTGCTGTTGAATTTTGCTCGCCGAGAGATAGGCCCAGGGACGGGTAATATGCTACAGGGACGCACAATGGACACGGGTCGCGCCATGTTGGTGCAATCGAGCTTCGAGGAAAGTCAATTTCGCGTCGGATTTGATCTGATTGCACCACCGATCCTAGGACCGCCCGGTGGAGACGTTTGGCAGGAGTGTGCCCCAATGCTACCGGCCCGGCGGAAGTATCTGTTAAGCTTTCAGGGTGAACTGCACGGTCAAAATGGATCGTTGGGTGTGGCCGGACCGCACGGCACAGACGACACGGAAAGCGACACGGTGGATGAGTTCATTATCGAGCATCTGAAGGAAATGTCCTCGGGTAGGACGCAGGATTACTTCATGCTACAGTTTGAGTGTGTACCGGCAACGGAGCAGCGCAGTCCGTCGGGTTTGCGCGATTGGTCACTCTGCGGGACGGATAACTCGCGGAAGTCCGTACTGAAGGAATCAACCTTTGCGCTCCTGCTAGCGCCCGGGGGAGGAAGTACGAGCTCCACGTTGCTGCAGGCACGCCTGTACGAAGCACTACGAGCGGGAGCGATTCCACTGGTACTAGGAGGTGACCAGGTACAGCTACCGTACGCAGAAACGATCGACTGGAGGCGTGTGGTGATTTCGTTGCCGAAAGCTCGCATCACCGAGTTACACTTTCTGCTTCGTGCTATTCCGGATGCCGATTTGCTGATGATGCGTCGCCAGGGTCGGTTGGTGTGGGAACGCTACCTGAGCTCGGTACAATCGACCGTCGATACGATCGTAGCAAGTCTGCGCAATCGACTCGGAATTCCACCCAAACCCGTACCCTCGGTCGTAGCGCACAGTGTGTTCAATGCATCCTTTGTCCCGCTAAAATCCGACCCCGTCATTGACACCGAACCGGAGGAATCGCTCGGACCTATTGAGCCACCGTACCCAAGTCCAGCGTTCCGGCGTAACTACACGGCAACGCTTGTACAGTCACGCGAAATGTGGAACGATTGGGCCGATCCGTTTTCGCTCTATCCGCAACTGCCGTTCGATCCCGTCCTACCGTCGGATGCGAAATTTATCGGCTCGCACATGGGCTTCCGTCCGATCGGGAAGGGTGCGGGTGGTACGGGTAAAGAATTTGGGGAATCGCTCGGTGGCAACTATCCGCGGGAACAGTTCACAATCGTCATGCTGACGTACGAGCGGGAACAGGTGCTGATGGACTCGCTGAGCCGTCTGTACGGACTGCCATACCTGCACAAGGTGATTGTCGTCTGGAACTCACCGAAACCTCCGCTAGAAGATCTCCGCTGGCCAGACATAGGTGTGCCGGTGCACGTCGTTCGTGCACCGCGCAATTCACTCAACAATCGCTTCCTACCGTTCGATGCGATCGAAACGGAAGCGGTACTATCGGTCGATGACGATGCACACCTACGGCATGACGAGattttgttcggttttcgTGTTTGGCGTGAGCATCGGGACCGTGTGGTTGGGTTCCCGGGTCGATTTCACGCGTGGGACGTGAATACGCTCGATTCGTGGAATTACAATTCAAACTACAGCTGCGAGCTGAGCATGGTGCTGACCGGAGCCGCCTTCATACACAAGTACTACACGTACCTGTACACGTACACGCTGCCCCAAGCGATCCGGGACAAGGTGGACGAGTACATGAACTGTGAGGATATTGCGATGAATTTTCTCGTATCGCACGTAACACGCAAACCACCGGTAAAGGTAACATCGCGCTGGACCTTCCGGTGTCCGGTGTGTCCGGTGTCGCTCAGTGAGGACGATACCCATTTCCAAGAGCGACATAAGTGCATCAATTTCTTTACCAAG GTGTTCGGCTACACACCCCTACTCAACACCCAGTACCGAGCTGATTCGATCCTGTTCAAAACGCGAATACCACACGACAAACAGAAATGCTTTAAATTTATCTAA